CCTTGGTTTTCTCGGCAAGCTGGGCCTCAATCCTCAAGGTCCCCTCCTCATGCGCCCGGACCTGCTTTTCGAGGTCATCAATTAATgctgccttctcctcttcaagcgCCGCCACAAGGCCAGGATCAGCAGCCTGTGAGTCAAGGGAAGGGCTACCAGGCAAAGGAACGGCCGCTCTCATCCTAGCAagctcctcatccttttcagccAAAAGTTCATCATTCTCCTTGACCAGGCTCTCAAGGTACTCCTTGTCCCGCAACGCTTTTTGCAAGTCCCGCCGTACCTGACGAAGTTCAGAGTCTCCTGACCTAGAACCAGCGGTGGTAGAAGAAGCGGCCTTGGACCTTGCAAGTTCGACCTCGAGGGCATTGATCTTAGCGAGAGAAGCCTCGTCAACAAAGGACGCGCTGTTTGAGGCAGCTTCAAGCTGTTGCCGAGtttgtctttcttcttcaagttcttccttcagcTTTTGTACCAGTTGGGCTTTTTCTTCCAGCCTAGCCATCTCTGAAACATGATGCTCGACTTCTCGCTCCTTCTGGGCTAGCTTCTTGCTCagttcctccttctctgctCTGGCATCCTGAGCCGTTTTCTTGAGTTCATTCAATTGCTTCATGTCTACCCCTCCATCAGAACGGCGGTAATATTCAAGCTCCCCGTTGAGCTCGTACATCTCATTCTCAAACCTCTCGGCGGTCTTCCTGGCAGAGATCTCGGCGGCAAGCTTTTCGTTGACCGCCTTGTCATATTCTCGCTTAGTATTTGCCAATTGCGTTTTGAGTTTATCCACTTGAGTTTCGAGATCGCGAAGGTCTGCGGCAGTGACCGATGCCCTTGGTTTTGAACTTTTCTGAGGAGATTCAGGGTTGAATGAGTCGGAAGTTGTAACATTTTGCGGCGAGAGGCTCTCAAGTTTTGTCTGCAGCGATTATCAGAATAACTAGCAGACGTGCTGAATACAACTTACTTTGAGCTCAGCATTTTCGTTTTGCAAGGCCATCAGTCGGTTCCGCTCTCGATGACTTAGAGGCTAAAGGCATTGTTAGTGTAGCTCTGTCTATAGCACTGGAGCCACGGACCTCATCTGACCCCCACGAGTCCCCCGAAGATGCTTGGTGCCTCAATCTgtccttctcatcttctgttTTCCTCAAGTTGTCTTCCAACTGTTTGATTCTTGCTTGTTGACTCTTAATCTGCGTAGCCGCCCCGTCGGACCCTCTTGACAAAGCTTCATCCAGTGCTTATAGATAATTTAGCACGACAGAGCATTTAATATAGTAGTAGCACCTACCATCCTGAATGTttgccttctctttctcttctttcttcaacttctcTGATGTCTGCATTAAGCTGGCCTCAAGATTGGATAATTTGAGTTTAAGCTGGGCCAGTTCCTATGTTTTCTTGGTCAAAACGACAAAAAGAATTCTATAGAATAGCATACATTTGTTTTAGCCAGTGAATCGTTCTCTGCTTTCAATGCTCGATCTGCTTCATCGCGCAGCTGGTTTTCAAGGTCAGTGTGCATCTTCAACAATCATCCAGGAAGACATGCGAACTTTGTATTCTGCGGTTTGCTTCGCCCTCTTAGCCTCTTCCAGAttctcctgcttcttcatctgctCATTCTTGATGGAATTTAATTCATGATCTGCCAGCAAGGCACGTCAGCATTCCAGTTTATCAAGTTTCGTTATGAGGCGAAGGTCAACCACTCACCTTTATGGCTTAATTGCCTCTGAAGCTGGGTGATCTTGTGTTCGAGCTCACCAGCTCCTATGAAGGACATTTTTCCCAGGGTATTTGGGTCTTACCTAAACCTGGGAATGGGAGAGTATACTTGTTGCAgtaggaagagaaagaggaattAAAGTGGCAGTCTGACGGAGCAAAAGCAATCGcgtttgtttgtttgtctTTTTGTGTATTACGTAACCGTATTTCATGAAGATTGTGGTTGTAGTTATAATCAGCGTAGGTCATGCCTGGACGGAGAATAGTCAGTTGCAGTTCATTATTCAGGCTTCGTTTTCTACTATTAACCTATGGGGAATCCCATTGCACGTACTAATTCCCTGGGAATGTCTATCTTGGTTGCCTCTTACTTGCATTCATATCCATATAGCCTTGAAAGCTACTTAATATTGGTATTATTTTATACAACAGCGCGCAACGATCCTCAGATCATCGGTCCTGGCCGACGGGTTGCGGgatcaaaaaaaaaaaggtgtgACCGTGGGAGCGGGAAGTCCGGATAAGGAGTGTGTGTGTGGCCGAAGGTGTTTGATTTCAGGAAAATGCTCGGTTGGCATGTGTATGTACCATCATGTGCTTTGTCTCTCAAACGACGTACCTAGCTCCGGCCTTTCCATATTTTCCATATCAGTGACGGTTATTTGTAGCCAGTGCCTATCTGTCTAtagcctcttcctcttttcatTGCGAAATAGAAGACCAGATAATTCCCCGAGTACATCACCTTTTTTCATCAACACATTATTAAATCCATTGACAACCACAGTACATAATAACTATGACAGAGACCGCATCATCTGTAAGCTTTCTTCCCATAAATCTCTCCCCTAGACGACATACCGTTACTTCTCTTATGGCACGAGTAGAATATCGCCTATGCTAAAGTACTGACCAATGTGCCTTCACCTTCACACTCttatctccatctccgcaaACCACTTTTGTGGCATTTGCTACACAATATCTCAGAAACGCCGAGTTGTTTTGATGGAGGAGCGTACAACTGAGTTGTATAAGTTGAGAGGACAAGTTCTTGAAGGTGTTCGAGCTCGTGCTCAAGAACCCCAAAAGAAATCGGACAGGTTAAGGGGGAAAGTGGGTATTATTACTGGGGTTGGGCCTGAGACCGGAATCGGGGTAAGCTTTTTGacagaaaggaagaaataCGTTGATGTCATGTGTAGACAGCTGCTTCTAAACTCTTTGCAAAAGAAGGCATGTCGTCATCCTTTGTGCAGATCTTGAGAGTATGCTGAACGACACATTATACAGGTATTGAACATCTTTATCTGCTTGATTATAACGACAAAGGTCTTCCGGAGTTGGTTTCGTATCTGAAGGAGCACTATCCAAGGACCAAAGTAAGCCAACTAGCATCTCCCTAATGATAGACGACGAACCTGACAACGGAGATAGGTCACCTTTGTAAAAGGGGATGCCGCAGACCACAAAGCAGTATCATTTCTCGTCGATAGAACcctggaggaagagggtcaTCTTGATTTATTCTTTGCCAATGCTGGTATCTCTCAGATCACGAAGCCGGTCAAGGGGAAGAGTGGGAATATCATGAGTTTTAGTCAACCTTTTAAAGATGTAGAAGAGGCAGAGTTCAACGAGATTATGAGGATCAACGCTTTAGGGTAAGCGTTGCTAAGTTTGAGGCAAAAACACTGGACCCATTACTAATTGATTCGTCAGAGTCTTCGTTGCTATCAAGTATGCCTCAATCGCAATGGCTAAATTGTGCCCTGAGAAGGGAAAGTCCATTCCTGGAGGCTCTATCGTGCTCACCGCGTCGAGTGTGTCTACTTTTCAACTCATGACAGATTCAGCACTCACAAGTGCCTGCAGTTGCCGGCCTCAAAGCCAACGCTGGTCCTATTCCCTACTCCGCCTCTAAAGCCGCTGTGATTTCTATGGCCCAAACTGCAGCTTATGCTCTTACTGGATTGAACATCAGGGTCAACGCTGTTTGCCCCGGTCTGATTGAAGTCAGTCCCTTAAACAGCCAGCAAGTTTTGCCCCATGAAAGAATGAACGCTAATTAAAGTGGATAGACTGACATGACCAAACCGATGTTTGATTTTGCCAGAGCAAGCGGTAATGACTCGAAGATCGGCCAGCTTAATCCCACTCTTCGTCAAGGTATTGGACACGGTGAGTTAACCGAATTGCGTCTTCGAGCATAGAATCGTTGACCAAGGGAGTAGAGGTGGCCCAGGCGGCGCTGTTCCTGGTATCAGGTGATTCCATTCAGTGACATTTTTGATTGAAAATGTGTTAACAATTCATACACAGATGAGTCCTCGTACGTCAATGGCCAGGCTCTGCCTGTTGACGGCGGCTTGAGTGCCAGTGTGCCGTACGTTCGCAGCAAGATTTAAAAATATCTTGTATGCTGGGTACAGTATTTATTGTAGCTGCCTTCTTTTAGAGACTTGCATGCATTGGGAACGTCGAGGTCATTTATCACCAATTCGTGTTAGTGCCTGGGGGGGCGGTCAACCTCCACCGAGCATGCTTTCGCATTTCGCCGGTCGCAATCGAAACCTGaggctcttcttcttatcaTCTCCTCTATCCTCCAATCTTCCAAATTTGACATCACCAACTAGTCCCGCATCTCCCTCACTCGAGCAATCGTTCAGGAAGACAGCTTTACATATAATGCCCTATTTAACAGAAGAGCAAAAGCAgcgatggaaagaggacgGTTACCTCGTTTTGCCCTCGTTCTTCACTGACGAGGAAACCAAGGATATGCTCAATGAGGCCAAGAGGCTTTGTGGCGAGTTTGATATTGAGGGGCACCCTATGGTATGTGCTGTTGATTCGTACTTATTGAGCTTCAGACAGATTGATTCTACTATAGACGACATTTAAGACAGCGGCGGATGATGCACATATCGGAGATGAGTACTTTTTAAACTCTGGGGACAAGGTGAGCGAGCCTTTTGATACCGTTCTATTACTCACCATAACATGAGGTAGATCCGTTACTTTCTTGAACCAAGTTCCGTTACCCCAGCTACTGCCACTACACCTGCCAAACTCCTCGTGCCCCCAGCTCAATCAATCAACAAGATCGGCCATGCACTCGCCGT
This Cryptococcus neoformans var. neoformans JEC21 chromosome 9 sequence DNA region includes the following protein-coding sequences:
- a CDS encoding 2,4-dienoyl-CoA reductase (NADPH), putative, encoding MTETASSKRRVVLMEERTTELYKLRGQVLEGVRARAQEPQKKSDRLRGKVGIITGVGPETGIGTAASKLFAKEGIEHLYLLDYNDKGLPELVSYLKEHYPRTKVTFVKGDAADHKAVSFLVDRTLEEEGHLDLFFANAGISQITKPVKGKSGNIMSFSQPFKDVEEAEFNEIMRINALGVFVAIKYASIAMAKLCPEKGKSIPGGSIVLTASIAGLKANAGPIPYSASKAAVISMAQTAAYALTGLNIRVNAVCPGLIETDMTKPMFDFARASGNDSKIGQLNPTLRQGIGHEVAQAALFLVSDESSYVNGQALPVDGGLSASVPYVRSKI